The nucleotide sequence GGGCACCACGCGCGCCGAGAAGGCGGCCGTCGAGTCGAAGGAGGCCGCCTGGGAAACCACCAGGAGATTGTGCAGGTCGGCGGGCACCAGGGTGCGCAGCGGCACGCCGAAGGGGGCGGGCACCCCGAGGAGGTACGGGGGCTCGCCAGGGACGTATGTCTGGCCGTCGAGGGGATAACCCCCTACTGCCACGGAGTCCGGGAAGTATCGCCCGTATAGCACGTCGTCCGCCCGCAGGCGGTAAAGCCCGACGAGGTGCCTGCTCTCCCTCAGGTAGAGCCGGGGCGCCACGCCATCGAGCACCGCTCCGGCGAACACCGCCGGATCGGCCTCCCGGAGGTACTGAACGACTCGGGGAGCCTCGAGGGCGGCGGCGCGATACGCCTCGTCGACCGAAGCCGGGCTCGTGGCGTCGACGCCGTAGATCTCCAGAGCGTCGACGAGCAGGCTCCCGTCGTCCTGGCGTGCGACGTTGAGCCCGCGCAGGTGGAAGCGGGCAGGATCGCCGGGACGATACCCGGCGGCCAGGCGTCCCCAGCCCCAGGCGCTCCTTCCGGCGCAGCCGGAGCCGTCGTGAGCCCGGCGCGAGGTCTCCCTGGCGTGCGTGCACAAGACGTCCCACGGTACGCCGCGCAGGCGTAGCACGAGGCCGGCGGCCATCTGGCGACGGTCGAGCGTCGTGTCCTCGCGGCCCACGGTGAAGCGGGCGCCCGCTGCCCGGGCCAGGTCGGCGGTATCGCTGGCATCGATGAACAGAGGAGCCTGCAGTACTTGCTGCCCATCCGGGCCGTCCAGCACCACGGCCTGGATCCAGCCGTCGCGCTCCAAGACCCGGACGAGACGCCGCTCGAGCTGCAGGGTGATGCCCGGGCGGGTCGCCCACTCGTCCATCACGGCCGCGGCTTGCCCCACGTCGAAGGACGGGTCGTGCCCGAGGTCCCGGTAGAGCTCGGCGAACAACCCTTGTTGCAGCAGGCCCCCCCTGTCGTCCCGGGCTACGTCCAGCGTCGCGAGCCATCCTCGGGTCAGGACGCCTCCGACCTCCCTGTCGGGCTCCGCCAGCACCACGCGCAAGCCCTCCCGGGCTGCGGCCACGGCCGCTGCGATGCCCTGCGGGGTGGCCCCCCAGACGACGAGGTCCGGGAAGGTGCCGGAGGATGCCAGCGATGGGAGGCGCTCCAGGCCGAGCGGGTCGCGCATGCCGAAGGCAGGGGAGGCCGAAGTCACGAGCGGGCCCGGCGCCAGCACGGGTACCAATGCCAGCACCAGGGCCCGTGGGCCAAGAGCCGCAGGGAGCCGGCCGTCGCGAATGCGTGATCGACCCCTTCCCGGGCTGATGGTTCTCGGCGGTATCATGGATGAGATCGCGATACCATGACAAGCCTGTGAAGGGCCCGTGCGCTCCAGCGGCGACGCCGCTGGAGCGGCGTGTTTGACAAGTCCAGAGCCGCGGGCTATTCTGGGATGCGGCGGCACCCGCGGTGGGCGTAGCTCAGTTGGTCAGAGCACCAGGCTGTGGACCTGGGGGTCGTGGGTTCGAGTCCCACCGTCCACCCCATTCACCCCATCGCAGCGCCGCAGCCCGCGCCGCGGGTTCGCCGGTTTGCGCCCGTAGCTCAGGGGATCAGAGCGGGTGGCTTCGGACCACCAGGTCGTGGGTTCGAATCCTACCGGGCGCACCACCAGCTGAAGGCAGGGCTCCTGGCGTGAAAGCCGGGAGCCTTTCTCCATGGCCGGTCGTGTGTACGGTATGCGGCTCGAAGGGCGGCCTTCGACCGGGCAAAGCGTGACGACCGGCCGGAGGGCCCGACGTGCTCCCCGGCGGGGGCGGGAACCCGGCGAGAGCTGAGGGATGTCCATTGAGCGCGACGGTGCGAGGGGGGCGACAGGCGGAGCCGGGGGCCGGAGGCGGGGCCGGTGCCGGTGCGCCTCTCGTCGAGCTGGGGCGCACGGGGATCCGGGTCAGCCCCGTCGGCATCGGGACATGGGCATGGGGCGATCGGATGGTCTGGGGCTACGGCCGCGAGTACGCGGACGACGCCCTCGCGGAGGCCTTCCAGGCGGCCGTGGCAGCCGGGATCAACTGGTTCGACACCGCCGAGATTTACGGTAACGGGCGATCGGAGCGGCTGCTGGGAGAGTTCCTCGCCAGGATGCCGGATGGGCACTCCCGGGTGCTCGTCGCCAGTAAGTTCATGCCGTTTCCATGGCGGCTGCGCCGGCGCTCGCTTCTGGGTGCCCTGCGAGCGAGCCTCAGGCGCCTGGGCGTGGAGCGGATCGACCTCTATCAGATCCACTGGCCCTATCCGCCGGTGCCGGTGGAAACGTGGATGGAAGCCCTGGCGGAAGCCAGAGCGGAGGGCCTCATCCGCTCGGCCGGCGTCTCCAACTACTCCGCGGGCCAGATGCGCCGGGCCTACGAGGTGCTGGCTCGTCACGGCATCCCGCTGGCCTCCAACCAGGTACACTACAGCCTGCTTCACCGCGAGCCGGAGCGAAACGGCGTGCTCGATGCCTGCCGGGAGCTCGGCGTGAGCCTCATCGCGTACAGCCCGCTCGAGATGGGCCTGCTGACCGGCAAGTACCGGGGGGAGCGCCCGAGGGGCGTGCGTGGCGCCATGCTGGCGCGTTCGGGGGCGCTCGGGCGGCTGCCCTCCGTCCTCGGCCTGCTGCAGGAGATTGGACAGGCTCACGGGGGCAAGAGCCCGGCCCAGGTCGCCCTGGCCTGGCTGGTCGCCAAGGGATCCTTGCCCATCCCGGGAGCCAAGTCGGCCGCGCACGCCCGCCAGCACGCACAGGCCATGACCATCTGCCTGGGCCCGGACGAAGTCGACGCGCTCGACCGGGCGGGCCGGCCGTGAAGGATAGGCTTGCCAGGCGGCGAAGCGCGCATCTCGAGGCCCGGCTTGGGCCTGCTTCCCAGGGAAGGCGGGGTGCTCGATGAGTGCCAAGGTGCGCCGCAGGGTCGCCGTCGTCACGGACAGCGTGGCCAATCTGCCCCAGGCCCTGGCCCGCTCGCTGCGCGTGTGGGTCGTCCCGCTCCTGGTCGTCTTTCGAGACAAGGTCTTTCGCGACGGGGTGGACCTCTCTCCGGCGCAGTTTTATCGCCGGCTGCGGGAAGGCCAGGTGGCCTCCACCTCCCAGCCCAACCCGGATGCGTTCCTGGAGGCTTACCAGGCGGCCGTGAAGTCTTCGGCAAGCGCGGAGCCGGCCGAGAGCATCCTGGTCATCACCATCTCCTCCAAGCTCAGCGGCACGTTCCACAGCGCCACGCAAGCCGCGCAGCGCTTCTCGTCGGCGGCGGTACGGGTCATCGACTCGCTGACCGCCTCCTTCGCGGAGGGGTGGCTGGTCACGGAGGCGGCGCGCCTGGCGGAGCGGGGCGCATCGCTGGGCGAAGTGGCGGACAGGGTACTGGCCCTGAGAGAGAAGGTGCGGATCTTTGCCGCGGTCGACTCGCTCGACTACCTGCGGCGGTCGGGCCGAATCGGGCGGGCCGTGGCCATGGCCGGCTCGCTGCTCAAGGTCAAGCCCATCCTGACGGTGGGCCGCGACGGGGTGGCGGAGGGGGTGGACCGGGCGCGCACGCTCGAGCGCGCACTGGATCGCCTCGTGGAGTTCGTCGCCGAGGACGCACCCCAGCTCGTGCCCACTGCGCGAACGGCGCAGGCGACGGCCGGTGGGAGGGCCACGGAAGGCTCGGCTCAAGACGCGGGCGAGGAGCGGGGGCGGGGGTTTCAGCCCCAGCAGGTCGGGGCTCCGGAGAGCGGCCGTGGCCCCTTGCTCCATGCGGCGGTGGTTCACGCTGACGCGCTCGAAGCCGCCCATGCCCTGCGCCGGCGGCTGATCGAGCGTTTCCGGTGCGCGGAGCTCTTCCTCGAATACATCACCCCTGTGCTGGGGGCCCACGCGGGCCCCGGCACCACAGGGGTGGCGTACTGGTGGGAGCAGGAGGCGACGAGCTGAATGAGGCAGGCCGCAGAGGCTCAGGCCGCAGGCCAGGGGGTGGCCTGGAAGGCGGCCGTGGGCATCCTCATCGGGGTCGCGGGGGGCACCTTCGGGGGGCTGGCGGGCCTTGGCGGGGGCGTGCTGATGGTGCCCATGATGACCGCCTTTCTGGGGCTCACGCAGCACGAGGCCCACGGTTCGAGCATGCTGGCGGTGCTGTTCACGGCGGTATCCGGGGGGCTGGGGTATGCCCGGCATGGTGGGGTGGATTGGGTGGCGGCGGTGGCCGTGGCCTTCTCGGCGGTGGTCATGGCCGGCTACGGCGCCCGCCTCAGCCATCGGGTGCCGGCGCGGCGGCTGCGCCGCTACTTCGGCTACTTCCTCGTCGCCATGGCCCTCATCGTGGTGGTGAGCCGCTATCTCATGACCCATGCCGCAGGCGGTGCCCTTCCGGCGACGCCGGTCGTGGCGCTGGGAGGCATCCTGACCGGCCTGGTGAGCGGTTTTCTGGCGGGGATGATGGGCATGGGCGGCGGCGCCATCGTGGTACCCGCCCTCGTGGTGGGGCTCGGCTTGCCCCAGCACGTGGCGCAGGGTACTTCCCTCGTGCAGATGATCCCGACGGCCATCTCGGGCACCTTCACCCATCACCGCCTCGGGCACACCCGCTGGGACGTGGCCCCGTGGGTGGGGGCCGGGGCGATCGCCGGCGGGTGGCTCGGCGCGTTCGTGGCCGCGTTGCTCCCGACGGATACGCTGCGGTGGGTGTTCGCCGCGTTCATCTTCTTGATGGGCCTCAACTACGTTCGCACCTCGGCGCCGGTCAGGCCGGGGCACCCGTCCGGGACGGGCGGAGCATGATCCGGCCGACCGCCGGGCGAAAGACGGCCGGGGCGGGAAGCTGCCCCGAGTTTCGCTCCCCTCGCCCCGGCTGGCGGTCGGCCGTTCGGACCCTCGCGCGGGTCTCCCGATCCCGTTCGACGTTGCGAGGTGCCCTCTAGCGCCGTCAGAAGGCGATGCTCAGGCCTCCCCGCAACCTCAGCCCGGTGAAGTCCAGGGCCGGGCCGGGGTTACGATCCTTGTCCATGGTCTCGGGCACCTGCAGCCACCCGTAGCCCACCGTGGCCAGCAGCGCTGCTTGCGGCCCGAGCGCCGAGCGCAACTCGAGACCGGCCTCGTAGCCGTCGGCGTTGCCCTGGTACGTGTGGCTGAACTCCGCCGCGTCCGGGTCTTCCACCTGGCCCCGGATCTGGCCCCGTTCCGCGTAGGAGGCCTTGTACCGGCCGTAGCCCGCGAAGAAGCGCACCGAGGCCGGTTCGGCCAGCGGAGTGCCCAAGAACACCTTGAGCATGGGGCCGTGGGCCGTCGGCGTGTAGGACTGGGTATAGTGGCCCGACACGCTGCCGGTCTGCACCGACAGGTCGGACGAGGTCGTGCCGGTCAGGTACTGGTACCCGAGCCCGACGCCGACGAGTCCCTGAGACGACAGGACGAACCCGGCTTCGGCCGAGATGCCTGCGCCCAGCCGGCCTGCGGGCGTGCACTCGGCGGTGACGCCGGCATGATTGAGTTCTCGAGCGATCTCCGCACAGTTCTGGCTGCCGGCATCGACCCGTTCGTTGACGGCCTCCATCTGGAACAGCCCCAGGCCGCCGCTCGCGTAGAAGTCGACGGCGGCCCGCGCGGACGGCGCCAGCATCACCGCTCCGGCCAGCACGACCAGGGCGGCTACGCCCTTGGGACTCCTGCCGAACCCTACCCTTCGCATCCGTGCATCCCCCCGTAAGGATTTGGAGTTCCTACGGGGCCGGGCACCCGTGGTTCATCCAGACCGTTCGGCCGGCGCCGGGGTGGTACGAGTGTCGAGAGGATGCCACGTTCTGGGTCGCATGCCGGATCGCACCATACCGGGCTCTGGTATACTGGGGGCTGTGTGCGCCGGGCTGCTCGCTGCGGGGGAGCGGAGGTCTCGCGGAACGGATGGGCTGGAATCGCTGGTTGTTGCTGGTGGTCCTCACGTGGGTGCCGTGGCTCGAACTCCGGGGCACGATCCCGCTGGGGCTGGCGTGGGGCATGCCCTGGCTGCCGGTGGTGCTGGTGGTCCTGATGGCCAACGTGTTGCTCTTCTGGCCGACCTGGCTGGTGATGTCGCTCTTTTATGAACGGTGGCTGCAGCACACGTTCGTGCGCGACCTGCTCGAGCGCGCCCGGCGCCGGAGCGAGGTGGCCGTGGAACGCTTCGGGCCCATCGGGCTGCTGCTCTTCGTTGCGCTGCCGTTTCCGGGGACGGGGGCGTACACGGGCACGGCGCTGGCTTACCTGGCCGGGATGCCGGTCATGAAGGCGTTTCGGTCGGTGGCCGCCGGGGTGCTCGTGGACGGCGTGATCATCACGCTTCTCAGCACGGGGGTCATCACCGGGGTGAGGTGGCTGTCGGGGTGACCCGGGGCTGTGCCGCGTGCCGGCGGAAAGCGACAATCCGTCCCGCGTTGCCCGGTTTGCTCGTGCGTGCTATACTTCCCAGTGCCGTGGGCCGCTAGCTCATCTGGCAGAGCATCGGACTTTTAATCCGAGGGTGCAGGGTTCGAGTCCCTGGCGGCCCACCAGGTAACCGCCTCGGCGTCGCCGCCCCGGCCGGCAAGATTCATGCGATACGGAAATCCGGGTCATCGTGGTCGGGGATGCTCGCTCGCCCAGTGGCCAGGTGGGTGCCGTAGTCCAGGGGGCGCCGTCGCTTCACACCGAAAGGGCGGCGCGCCGCAACGCACGGCTGTGCCGTCCCGTCTAGGCGCGCCAGCGGATGTAGTACCGTTCAAATGCCTGCTTGAGCCAGCGTGGGATGGCCCCCGTCGCTGCGAAGACGGTCCTGGCGTCACCTGCCCCTGGGTGCGGCCGGCGCATGACCAGGAGCCCCTGCCTGCGCGGATGAGGGGCGTACCCGGGCTCGCCAGCACGACCAGGTGGACGACGGCCCGTCCCCCGCGCGGCTTTCGCCCGGATGGGCCAAGGATCTCCGCGAGGCTGTGCGCCGCAAAAAGCGTGGGCTGCGGCCACAGGATGGAGGCCGTGAACCGCTCGGCGCCGGGCCAGGGTAGGTGCGCTTCTGCGCCCAGAGCGACCAGCAGGTAGTCGTAAGGCAGCGGGGCCGTCGCTGTGGACAGCAGGTCGCCAAGCAGCCGCTCGCCGTGACACTTCGTGACGGTGCTTCCGCCTCCTCTCAATCGCACCATCCCCAGCCAGAACCTGGAGCGATACCGTGCCGAACGCCTCGACGGTGACGACCTCCTAAACGCCTCCGCAAGGGGAGCCGAACGAGGCTGCATGGCCCGTTCAATGGAGCCACGCGCTGCTGCAGAATGGGCTGGGGGGCGGCCCCCGCCGCGCCGCCGGCATGCAAGTGACGATCTCCGACCCGGACCTCGGCCCGCACGGGACAATCGGCGCCAGGTTCACCGACGCGGCTCGAGCGCGTCGTCATGGAGGTCGGTCCGCCGGCCCATGTGGCGACGGCTGACCCTGAGTGCGTGGCCCGCTCCCTTGGCCTGAGTGTCTCCGGTCTGGCCGGCGGCGACCTGCCGCCCGAAGTAATGGCCTCGGGGGTGCAGCATCTCATCGTGCCGTTGAAATAAAGGCCCGCCAGCGTCCGGATGCCAAGGGGACGATCCACGAAAGGACGTGTCGCATGCCGCCGTAGTAGAAAGCGCCGAAGGGTGAGGTTTCTGGTACGCCAGCGTCTACGCGTGGCGCCCACGTGGGCCGAACGGAGAGGTTGGTTCGGGGCCGGAGGGGCAACGGCCGCAAGGACGTTCGTTGCCGAATGGCTGCGGATCGTGGGGGTCAACCTGGCAACCGCGGGCCTGGTGACCGGCCTGGCGAGCCTCATGGAGACCGAAGGGGGCTTTTCGCTGGGCTACCTGGTGCCCCTGTGGAACGCGATCCTGTACGGCGCGTCCTTATTGCCGCGTACGCCCTGCTGGTGGTCTCCCTGCGCGGGCTGGCCCGCTATAGAATCCGTGGCCGCTGGTGGTCGTTCCGGCAGCAGCTGGTCCGGATCGAGCCGCCGGGCCTGCGCCGCCAGGAGTGGCTTGGCGTGGTGCTGGCGCTCGTCGTGCTCCTGGCTGCCAACGCCAGAGAGGCGCTGCAGGTTATGGAAGTCACGAGGTGAGGTCAGCCGTACCGTGACATGCGACACGACGTCGCCTCAGCACCCGAAGCCGGTTGTCCGTCTCGTAGAGCGTGGACACCCGCCCGAAGACCGCCTCGGCGTCGCCGCCCCGTCGGGCAAGGTTCCTGCGACACGGATCGCCCGACCTGTTGACTCTCCCGTCGCGGGAGGCCCTACGCTGCCCGCAGACGGCGGACAGGGCAGGGAACGGAGGCGGTCGGCATGCCGGCGTAGCTGAGCGCCCTGGCCGGATGCCGGGAGGAGGCGGAAGGTCCGATGAAGCAGTACGACGTCCAGGTGGAAGAGGTACGGCCGGTGACGGCCATGATGGTGCGCAAGGTGGGGGCCGTGCGAGAGGCTGGCCCCTGGGTCGCGGCGGTCATGGCGTACCTGGCGCAACAGGGGCGCCGGCTGGACGGCCCGCCGGTGGCCGTCTACTTCGATGAAGAGTTCGACCCCGAGCGAACCGACTTTGCTGCCGGATGGCCGGTCGGCCAGCCCCTTCCCAGGGGCGACTCGCCGGCAGGGCCGGTCGAAGTCCTGACCCTTCCGGGCGGGCAAGTGGCCTGGGTGAAGCACGTGGGGCCGTACGGTGAACTCGGCGATGCGTACCGGGCGCTGCTCGACCACATCAAGGCGAGCGGGCTGCGGGTGACGGGGCCGCCCCGGGAGTGGTACCTCACGGATCCGGCTTCGACACCGGACCCGTCGCAGAACGTCACGCGCGTCGAATTCCCAGCCGTGCGGGCCAACGCGGATCAGCCCGTGGCCGGGCTCATCGAGCGCCTCGAGGCGGCGCAACGCCGACTCGAGCAACTGGTCGTCGAAGCCGGCGAGCGGGATCTGCCCGGCATCCGTGCCAAAGCCGGAGCGAAACCCCGCGACCTGCGTGCCACCCTGCTTCGCATGGAAGCCCACGTACGCCAGCACGAGCGGAAGCTCCGAAGGAGCCTGGCGCACCTTGGGCCATAGCCAGAGGCGGCGTACCGCGCTGCGGGCTCACCTACCGGCATGACAGCCAACGCCCTACGTCGAGGGAACCCCGCAGA is from Limnochorda sp. L945t and encodes:
- a CDS encoding FAD-dependent oxidoreductase; its protein translation is MLALVPVLAPGPLVTSASPAFGMRDPLGLERLPSLASSGTFPDLVVWGATPQGIAAAVAAAREGLRVVLAEPDREVGGVLTRGWLATLDVARDDRGGLLQQGLFAELYRDLGHDPSFDVGQAAAVMDEWATRPGITLQLERRLVRVLERDGWIQAVVLDGPDGQQVLQAPLFIDASDTADLARAAGARFTVGREDTTLDRRQMAAGLVLRLRGVPWDVLCTHARETSRRAHDGSGCAGRSAWGWGRLAAGYRPGDPARFHLRGLNVARQDDGSLLVDALEIYGVDATSPASVDEAYRAAALEAPRVVQYLREADPAVFAGAVLDGVAPRLYLRESRHLVGLYRLRADDVLYGRYFPDSVAVGGYPLDGQTYVPGEPPYLLGVPAPFGVPLRTLVPADLHNLLVVSQAASFDSTAAFSARVVPLQVALGEAAGVAAWVARTRREPLDELVLRPEDVTQVRRLLARRGARLAAGPQEPAGAVGARLQPPGGWRGVVPAQDEADPAYPEAIALLRMGLFAGSYVERGGLYLAQPATIGEFLDDLEHLLRSLDAFQAPRLEEAWRSFESRRNQWLVDADAVAILRLLGPAGDEAARHLERDHRGNPPFVRRGRVAEVVWQLTSSLRSGGVMLR
- a CDS encoding aldo/keto reductase; protein product: MSATVRGGRQAEPGAGGGAGAGAPLVELGRTGIRVSPVGIGTWAWGDRMVWGYGREYADDALAEAFQAAVAAGINWFDTAEIYGNGRSERLLGEFLARMPDGHSRVLVASKFMPFPWRLRRRSLLGALRASLRRLGVERIDLYQIHWPYPPVPVETWMEALAEARAEGLIRSAGVSNYSAGQMRRAYEVLARHGIPLASNQVHYSLLHREPERNGVLDACRELGVSLIAYSPLEMGLLTGKYRGERPRGVRGAMLARSGALGRLPSVLGLLQEIGQAHGGKSPAQVALAWLVAKGSLPIPGAKSAAHARQHAQAMTICLGPDEVDALDRAGRP
- a CDS encoding DegV family protein encodes the protein MSAKVRRRVAVVTDSVANLPQALARSLRVWVVPLLVVFRDKVFRDGVDLSPAQFYRRLREGQVASTSQPNPDAFLEAYQAAVKSSASAEPAESILVITISSKLSGTFHSATQAAQRFSSAAVRVIDSLTASFAEGWLVTEAARLAERGASLGEVADRVLALREKVRIFAAVDSLDYLRRSGRIGRAVAMAGSLLKVKPILTVGRDGVAEGVDRARTLERALDRLVEFVAEDAPQLVPTARTAQATAGGRATEGSAQDAGEERGRGFQPQQVGAPESGRGPLLHAAVVHADALEAAHALRRRLIERFRCAELFLEYITPVLGAHAGPGTTGVAYWWEQEATS
- a CDS encoding sulfite exporter TauE/SafE family protein — protein: MRQAAEAQAAGQGVAWKAAVGILIGVAGGTFGGLAGLGGGVLMVPMMTAFLGLTQHEAHGSSMLAVLFTAVSGGLGYARHGGVDWVAAVAVAFSAVVMAGYGARLSHRVPARRLRRYFGYFLVAMALIVVVSRYLMTHAAGGALPATPVVALGGILTGLVSGFLAGMMGMGGGAIVVPALVVGLGLPQHVAQGTSLVQMIPTAISGTFTHHRLGHTRWDVAPWVGAGAIAGGWLGAFVAALLPTDTLRWVFAAFIFLMGLNYVRTSAPVRPGHPSGTGGA
- a CDS encoding outer membrane beta-barrel protein, with protein sequence MRRVGFGRSPKGVAALVVLAGAVMLAPSARAAVDFYASGGLGLFQMEAVNERVDAGSQNCAEIARELNHAGVTAECTPAGRLGAGISAEAGFVLSSQGLVGVGLGYQYLTGTTSSDLSVQTGSVSGHYTQSYTPTAHGPMLKVFLGTPLAEPASVRFFAGYGRYKASYAERGQIRGQVEDPDAAEFSHTYQGNADGYEAGLELRSALGPQAALLATVGYGWLQVPETMDKDRNPGPALDFTGLRLRGGLSIAF
- a CDS encoding COG2426 family protein translates to MGWNRWLLLVVLTWVPWLELRGTIPLGLAWGMPWLPVVLVVLMANVLLFWPTWLVMSLFYERWLQHTFVRDLLERARRRSEVAVERFGPIGLLLFVALPFPGTGAYTGTALAYLAGMPVMKAFRSVAAGVLVDGVIITLLSTGVITGVRWLSG
- a CDS encoding GyrI-like domain-containing protein → MKQYDVQVEEVRPVTAMMVRKVGAVREAGPWVAAVMAYLAQQGRRLDGPPVAVYFDEEFDPERTDFAAGWPVGQPLPRGDSPAGPVEVLTLPGGQVAWVKHVGPYGELGDAYRALLDHIKASGLRVTGPPREWYLTDPASTPDPSQNVTRVEFPAVRANADQPVAGLIERLEAAQRRLEQLVVEAGERDLPGIRAKAGAKPRDLRATLLRMEAHVRQHERKLRRSLAHLGP